CGATCGTGCAGCAGCGACGCTTCTACAATACTTGCGGCTCTTTCTGCCTGATTGGTTCTCTACAGGAGATTGCAATGTCTGGTGACTTTGCTGCTGCCTTCTTGCCGACTATTTTTGTACCGCTCGTAGGTCTGGGCTTCCCTGCAGTCCTGATGAGCTTGCTGTTCACCTACATTGAGTCGGAAGCCTAGAGGCTCTGGCTTTAACCGCACTATTGTCCTATTCGGAGTTCTGCAATGGCCCAAGACGTGATTGCGAATGGCGGCACGCCTGAGATTGGCAACCTAGCAACGCCGATCAACTCTTCCCCGTTTACCCGAACCTTTATCAACGCGCTGCCGATCTATCGTCGCGGCCTTAGCTCCAATCGCCGTGGTCTCGAAATCGGCATGGCTCATGGCTTCTTGCTCTATGGGCCGTTCAGCATTTTGGGCCCTCTGCGCAATACCGAAACCGCGGGTTCTGCTGGCTTGCTGGCAACCGTTGGTCTGGTTGTGATTTTGACCGTTTGCCTCTCGCTCTACGGCAATGCGGGTTCTGGTCCGGCTCCGGCAGAAAGCACGGTGACCACACCCAATCCTCCGCAAGAACTGTTCACGAAAGAAGGCTGGAGTGAATTCACCAGCGGCTTCATCCTGGGTGGCTTGGGTGGCGCGTTCTTTGCGTTCTACCTCGCCTCGACGCCCTACGTGCAACCGTTGGTCAAAATTGCCGCTGGCGTTTGGTCGGTGCACTAAGTCCGTTACGACCGAATCCACCTCGTTCCTGACAAGATGCAGCGAGTCCTCAATTGAGGACTCGTTTTTTCTGGGTGCGCGATCGCTCTTCATCCCTAGTGAACATCGCTGGCAGTGAGCTGATGATCAGGAGCAGTCTTGAATCGCGTTACAAGCTACCTTGCCCCCATAGACAGCGCACACCAACCGCACCAATTCCGATCGCAATTGCCCAGCGATCGCGGCGTTGCAGTTGCAGATCATGCCAAGGGACACGATGTCGGCTGGGGCTGGTAAAGCCGCGCACCTGCATGCTGGCCGCAATTTGCTCCGCCCGCAGCAAGAGATTTTGCAAAACGCGTTCAGCGACTAATAGCCAGATTTGCAGCCCTCGCCGCCAACCCAACTGCTTCCAGTCGATCGCCCGAGTCGTCACCGATCGATAGAGACTTTGGATCTCTTCCAGTACCAGCGGCAAGAAGCGCAATCCAAGAGTGAGTGCCAGCGAAATTTCCGTGACGGGAATGCCCCAACGCCGTAGCGGTGCCAGACAATCCTCGATCGCCGCCGTAATTTCTTCTGGCGTAGTGGTCAGTAGATAAAGGGTTGTGCTGTAGAGCAGCGTGAAAATTAGTGTGCTGGTGCGGATCGCAAGGTTGAGCGATCGCTGAGTGACTCGTAGATTGCCCCAACTCCAAAGGTCAAAGCGGTAGTCGCTCGCTGGCGGCAGCGTCAGACCCGAATCGGGTCGATAGGACTGCTGAGTCAGGAGCTGACCATCGGGCAGTACCGCCGTCAGCACGAACAGCAACCCCGCAAGCATCAGCAGCCAGCCCATTTGCTGCCGCCAAACGCGCAGGGGAATGCGGGCGCTGAAGGTCAGGAGCAACAGTGCAACCACCAGACCAATGCGCCAGAGCGGACTAGCCAAAATTGGGCTGAGCAAGAACAGCATCAGCCAACCCAATTTCACTCGCGGATCTAGTCGATGCAGCCAAGTCACCGGCTGCTCGAGATATAGCCCCAACGGCAGCGATCGCAGTAAATCCATTGGAGCAGTTTAAACGCGGGTGGCTCGATTGGCGCCGCGCTCCAATTCCCGTGATTTTTTACCACGCCAGAAGAGGCGGATTGGGGTGCCGCTGAAGCCGAGGCTTTCCCGGAATTGGCGCTCAATGTAGCGGCGATAGGATTCGCCAAACAGCTTGGGATCGTTGACAAACAGCGTGAAGCTAGGCGGCTGGGTGGTGACTTGGGTGCCGTAGTAAATCCGACCCTGACGACCTTGACGTGTGGTTGGTGGTGTTCGCCAAGCGATCGCATCACCCAAGACTTCATTGATTACGGAAGTGCCGACGCGGCGACGGTGCTGCTCTACCACGGTGTTGACTTGGTCGAGAATCTTCTCAACCCGCTGACCAGTCAGCGCACTGACAAAAATCATCGGTGCCCAGTCGAGGAAGTAGAGGCGATCGCGCAGTTGCCGTTCCACCTCGTAGATGGTGCTGGAGTCTTTTTCGTGGGCATCCCACTTGTTGACGACGATCACGCAAGCACGGCCATCTTCTTCGATCCGACCTGCCAGTTTTTGATCTTGATCGGTGACGCCATCCAGCACATCGATCACCAGTAAGCAGACATCTGCCCGACGGATCGCTTTGAAGGAGCGATTAATTCCGAAAAACTCAGGGCCGTAGTCAACCCCGCGTTTACGGCGAATCCCTGCTGTATCCACCAAGCGATAGCGCTGATCGTTGCGCTCAATCACTGTGTCGATCGCATCACGAGTTGTACCCGCGATCGGGCTGACGATTGCCCTTTGTTCACCCAAGAAGGAATTGAGCAGACTAGATTTACCGACATTGGGACGACCGACGATCGCTACACCAATTTCCGTTTCTTCCTCAGCTGATTTATCTGCAGGTGGCAACAGCTCGACAACGCGATCGAGCAACTCACCTGTACCACTGCCATGAATGCTGGAAATCGGCAGTGGTTCACCAAAACCTAAGCCCCAAAATTCCGCTGCTTGGGCAGCACCTTTGTCGGGCGACTCGCATTTGTTGACAGCCACTACGATCGGTCGATTTTGATGGCGCAGCCAGTCGGCAATTTCACTGTCGGCTGCCGTTAGACCTGCCTGTCCATCGACGACTAAAACAGCCAGAACTGCTTCTGCTAAAGCCAACTCAGCCTGTTCACGAATCAGTGGTAAAAACTCGGTGTCGTCGTCAAAAACCAAACCACCAGTGTCAACTACCGTAAAATCGCGATCGCACCAGAAGGCTTCTTGATACGTGCGATCGCGGGTGACACCGGGTTCATCGTGGACGATCGCTTCGCGGCTGCCGGCCAAACGATTGACTAACGTAGACTTCCCAACATTTGGTCGGCCAAGAATGGCGACAATCGGCAGCGGCATAACAGTCTTACTTACATGCAAACCTTCATTCTAGTCATCCCGCTCCGGGCTCGGTAAGTTGCATGAGGGCAGTCTCCATTGCTTCCACAGTGGTGGTTGCTGTCCCAAACACGCGCACCAC
The sequence above is a segment of the Synechococcus elongatus PCC 11801 genome. Coding sequences within it:
- a CDS encoding photosystem I reaction center protein subunit XI, whose product is MAQDVIANGGTPEIGNLATPINSSPFTRTFINALPIYRRGLSSNRRGLEIGMAHGFLLYGPFSILGPLRNTETAGSAGLLATVGLVVILTVCLSLYGNAGSGPAPAESTVTTPNPPQELFTKEGWSEFTSGFILGGLGGAFFAFYLASTPYVQPLVKIAAGVWSVH
- a CDS encoding CbiQ family ECF transporter T component, producing MDLLRSLPLGLYLEQPVTWLHRLDPRVKLGWLMLFLLSPILASPLWRIGLVVALLLLTFSARIPLRVWRQQMGWLLMLAGLLFVLTAVLPDGQLLTQQSYRPDSGLTLPPASDYRFDLWSWGNLRVTQRSLNLAIRTSTLIFTLLYSTTLYLLTTTPEEITAAIEDCLAPLRRWGIPVTEISLALTLGLRFLPLVLEEIQSLYRSVTTRAIDWKQLGWRRGLQIWLLVAERVLQNLLLRAEQIAASMQVRGFTSPSRHRVPWHDLQLQRRDRWAIAIGIGAVGVRCLWGQGSL
- a CDS encoding photosystem I reaction center subunit VIII; the protein is MSGDFAAAFLPTIFVPLVGLGFPAVLMSLLFTYIESEA
- the der gene encoding ribosome biogenesis GTPase Der, with amino-acid sequence MPLPIVAILGRPNVGKSTLVNRLAGSREAIVHDEPGVTRDRTYQEAFWCDRDFTVVDTGGLVFDDDTEFLPLIREQAELALAEAVLAVLVVDGQAGLTAADSEIADWLRHQNRPIVVAVNKCESPDKGAAQAAEFWGLGFGEPLPISSIHGSGTGELLDRVVELLPPADKSAEEETEIGVAIVGRPNVGKSSLLNSFLGEQRAIVSPIAGTTRDAIDTVIERNDQRYRLVDTAGIRRKRGVDYGPEFFGINRSFKAIRRADVCLLVIDVLDGVTDQDQKLAGRIEEDGRACVIVVNKWDAHEKDSSTIYEVERQLRDRLYFLDWAPMIFVSALTGQRVEKILDQVNTVVEQHRRRVGTSVINEVLGDAIAWRTPPTTRQGRQGRIYYGTQVTTQPPSFTLFVNDPKLFGESYRRYIERQFRESLGFSGTPIRLFWRGKKSRELERGANRATRV